One Herbaspirillum rubrisubalbicans genomic window carries:
- a CDS encoding tetratricopeptide repeat protein produces MPSSALREIVEESFSEAFTHHVAGRLDQAEEHYRVALDLDERHGPSQHYLGILLHQQGQHEAALALMHQASQSRPANADWCNDLGNVLFACQQFEQAVQAYEQALVLRPEDAQLWTNLGAARRAQGQADAAIAACQRALALTPQYLPALQQLAELYAQQGHTMLSSRYQCMAYVLPPHEGKSRELLATCCYFLGRIDEAAEICRQWLLEEPGHPIASHMHAAYAGLPRQTVPRDYIVRRFDDYADHFDSKLLAQLDYRGPQVLAQVLQGCLPGLSGLDVLDAGCGTGLCAAVLAHYARRLEGIDLSPNMLRHAARHPHYSTLAQAEVVEWMVAHPAHYDLVAACDVLIYCGQLVDFFEALRTTLRRGGHVIFTVELADADQQASYTLHASGRFRHQRSYVEKCLSAAGLQVVLMREDSLRVEMQQAVPGLVVLARAADTEEPG; encoded by the coding sequence ATGCCTTCCAGCGCCCTGCGCGAGATCGTCGAAGAAAGCTTCAGCGAAGCCTTCACCCACCATGTCGCCGGCCGGCTCGACCAGGCCGAAGAGCACTACCGCGTCGCCCTCGACCTGGATGAACGGCATGGTCCCTCGCAACACTATCTGGGTATCCTGCTGCACCAGCAGGGCCAGCACGAAGCCGCCCTGGCGTTGATGCATCAGGCCAGCCAATCGAGGCCAGCCAACGCCGACTGGTGCAACGATCTGGGCAATGTGCTGTTTGCCTGCCAGCAGTTCGAGCAGGCGGTGCAGGCCTATGAGCAGGCGCTGGTCTTGCGCCCCGAGGATGCGCAGTTGTGGACCAACCTCGGCGCTGCACGTCGCGCCCAGGGACAGGCCGATGCCGCCATTGCCGCCTGCCAACGCGCCCTGGCGCTGACACCGCAGTACCTGCCGGCCTTGCAGCAACTGGCCGAACTCTACGCGCAACAGGGCCACACCATGCTCAGTTCGCGCTACCAGTGCATGGCCTACGTATTGCCACCGCATGAAGGCAAGTCGCGCGAATTGCTGGCAACCTGCTGCTACTTTCTCGGCCGCATCGATGAAGCCGCCGAGATATGCCGTCAGTGGCTGCTGGAAGAACCGGGCCATCCCATCGCCAGCCACATGCACGCCGCCTACGCCGGACTGCCCCGCCAGACCGTGCCGCGCGACTACATCGTGCGCCGCTTCGATGACTATGCCGATCATTTCGATAGCAAGCTGCTGGCCCAGCTCGACTATCGCGGCCCGCAAGTGCTGGCCCAGGTATTGCAGGGCTGCCTGCCCGGCTTGAGCGGCCTGGACGTGCTCGACGCCGGCTGCGGCACCGGCCTGTGTGCGGCGGTGCTGGCGCATTATGCGCGTCGGCTGGAGGGCATCGACCTCTCGCCCAACATGCTGCGCCACGCTGCCCGCCATCCGCACTACAGCACGCTGGCCCAGGCTGAGGTGGTGGAATGGATGGTGGCCCATCCTGCGCACTACGATCTGGTGGCCGCCTGTGATGTGCTGATCTATTGCGGCCAGTTGGTCGATTTCTTCGAGGCGCTGCGCACGACCCTGCGGCGCGGCGGTCATGTGATCTTCACGGTGGAACTGGCCGATGCCGACCAACAGGCCAGCTATACCCTGCACGCCAGTGGACGCTTTCGCCACCAGCGTAGCTATGTGGAAAAGTGTCTGTCCGCAGCGGGCTTGCAGGTGGTGCTGATGCGCGAGGACAGCCTGCGCGTGGAAATGCAGCAGGCCGTGCCGGGCCTGGTGGTGTTGGCGCGGGCCGCTGACACCGAAGAGCCAGGCTGA
- a CDS encoding TonB-dependent receptor — protein MTPPLPSSCFPRLNRRPLLLAILCAWSSSALAQQAATDLPTIEVRGSGSVAERDQLPQTSASVTADTAAASINVTDSSDALKYLPSLTVRKRYIGDTQAPLATRTTGVNASARSLVYADGILLSALVNNNNGNGSPRWFMVAPEEIERIDVMYGPFAAEYPGNSYGAVTEITTRMPQQFEASIKAQYAQQDFSHYGASGTYRAQEYNVGLGNRSGALAWRFSVNHLDSYTQPVTYITAASNPAGTTGAVQTQDRTGKNLYVLGAGNLTHTVQDTARLKFSYDFTPSLTATYTLGFWQNQANANPQSFLRNAAGATVYTSGFSSNQVDQQQWMQSLALRSKTGGPWDWQVQASTLSASRDLTRTSTAAFPAGLGGGAGTIADASGTGWSTLDAKGIWRPQGVNQVISFGAHYDRYTLATPTWNTSNWISGGNGTLNADSRGKTETSALWAQDVWHLAPAWKATLGARYEWWRAFDGSNYSTAGNTGFAVSQPQISHNGLSPKASLAWAVADDWLATLSTGRALRFPTVGELYQNVQVNGVFLQANPNLKPEKVWSTELAIEKQLQQGQGKWRVSLFEERVADALISQSSTIGSGVASFTQNVDRTRQRGIEAAFERNDLLLRGFSLNGSLTWVDARILENRGYVATIPGATSVGKRTPYVPEWRATLVASYKPDDRWTYTLAGRYSGRVYATVDNTDINTHTYQGFDGYTVFDARVRYRFDQHWSGAMGVDNLTNRDYFLFHPFPQRTVFAELKYNF, from the coding sequence ATGACTCCGCCGTTGCCTTCTTCCTGCTTTCCCAGATTGAATCGCCGTCCCTTGCTGCTGGCCATCCTGTGTGCCTGGAGCAGTAGTGCCCTGGCCCAGCAAGCGGCCACCGATTTGCCCACCATCGAGGTGCGCGGCAGTGGTTCGGTGGCCGAACGCGATCAATTGCCGCAGACCAGCGCCAGCGTCACCGCCGACACCGCCGCCGCTAGCATCAACGTCACCGACAGTTCGGACGCCCTCAAATACCTGCCCAGCCTGACCGTGCGCAAGCGCTACATCGGCGACACGCAAGCGCCGCTGGCTACCCGCACCACGGGCGTCAACGCCAGTGCGCGCAGCCTGGTCTATGCCGATGGCATCCTGCTCTCGGCGCTGGTGAACAACAACAATGGCAATGGTTCGCCGCGCTGGTTCATGGTGGCGCCGGAAGAAATCGAACGCATCGATGTGATGTATGGCCCCTTTGCCGCCGAGTATCCGGGCAACTCCTATGGTGCAGTCACCGAGATCACCACTCGGATGCCGCAGCAGTTCGAGGCCAGCATCAAGGCCCAGTATGCGCAGCAGGACTTCAGCCACTACGGTGCTTCCGGTACCTATCGCGCTCAGGAGTACAACGTCGGTTTGGGTAACCGTAGCGGGGCGCTGGCCTGGCGTTTCTCGGTCAATCATCTGGACAGCTATACGCAACCGGTGACCTACATCACTGCCGCCAGCAACCCGGCGGGTACCACCGGCGCGGTGCAGACGCAGGATCGCACCGGCAAGAACCTCTACGTGCTGGGCGCGGGCAACCTCACGCATACGGTGCAGGATACGGCGCGCTTGAAGTTCTCCTATGACTTCACCCCCAGCCTCACGGCCACCTATACGCTGGGTTTCTGGCAGAACCAGGCCAATGCCAATCCGCAGAGTTTCCTGCGCAATGCGGCCGGGGCTACCGTCTATACCAGCGGCTTCTCTAGCAACCAGGTGGACCAGCAGCAGTGGATGCAGTCGCTGGCCTTGCGCAGCAAGACCGGCGGGCCATGGGATTGGCAAGTGCAGGCCTCGACCCTGTCGGCTTCGCGCGACCTGACCCGCACATCCACGGCGGCCTTCCCGGCCGGTCTGGGCGGCGGTGCCGGCACCATTGCCGACGCCAGCGGCACCGGCTGGAGCACGCTGGACGCCAAGGGCATCTGGCGGCCGCAAGGGGTGAATCAGGTGATCAGCTTCGGTGCGCACTACGACCGCTATACGCTGGCCACGCCGACCTGGAATACCAGCAACTGGATCAGCGGTGGCAATGGCACGCTCAATGCCGATTCGCGCGGCAAGACCGAGACCTCGGCCTTGTGGGCGCAGGATGTATGGCATCTCGCCCCCGCCTGGAAAGCCACCCTCGGTGCGCGTTATGAATGGTGGCGCGCCTTCGATGGCAGCAATTATTCGACGGCGGGCAATACCGGTTTCGCGGTCAGCCAGCCCCAGATCAGTCACAACGGTCTCTCGCCCAAGGCTTCGCTGGCCTGGGCCGTGGCCGACGACTGGCTGGCCACGCTGTCCACCGGACGCGCACTGCGCTTTCCCACGGTGGGCGAGCTGTACCAGAACGTGCAGGTCAATGGTGTATTCCTGCAGGCCAATCCGAACCTGAAGCCCGAGAAAGTCTGGTCAACCGAACTGGCCATCGAAAAACAGTTACAACAAGGGCAGGGCAAGTGGCGCGTATCGCTGTTCGAGGAGCGGGTGGCCGATGCGCTGATTTCGCAATCGTCCACTATCGGCAGTGGCGTGGCTTCCTTCACCCAGAACGTGGACCGTACCCGCCAGCGTGGCATCGAAGCCGCCTTCGAGCGTAACGACCTGCTGCTGCGCGGCTTCTCGCTCAATGGCAGCCTGACCTGGGTCGATGCCCGCATCCTGGAAAACCGCGGCTACGTCGCCACCATTCCAGGGGCGACGTCGGTGGGCAAGCGTACGCCCTATGTGCCCGAATGGCGCGCCACGCTGGTGGCCAGCTACAAGCCCGACGACCGCTGGACCTATACCCTGGCCGGGCGCTACAGCGGCCGCGTCTATGCCACCGTGGACAATACCGACATCAATACCCATACCTACCAGGGCTTCGATGGTTACACCGTCTTCGATGCGCGGGTGCGTTACCGCTTCGACCAGCACTGGAGCGGTGCGATGGGGGTGGACAACCTGACCAACCGGGATTACTTCCTGTTCCATCCCTTCCCGCAACGCACGGTCTTTGCCGAGTTGAAGTACAACTTTTGA
- a CDS encoding carbonate dehydratase, with protein sequence MLRRNPSGHRPQVHESAYVDHTAILCGKVIVHENVFIGPYAVIRADEVNEHGEMEAIVIGAHSNIQDGVVIHSKSGAAVTIGERSSIAHRAIVHGPCTVGDGAFIGFNSVLFNCSIGAGCVVRHNAVVDGCDLPPGFYVPSTERIGPKTDLATIPRVTVAASEFSENVARTNNELVLGYKKLQNEF encoded by the coding sequence ATGCTTCGCCGCAACCCATCCGGCCACCGGCCCCAAGTCCACGAATCCGCCTATGTCGACCACACCGCCATCCTGTGCGGCAAGGTGATCGTGCATGAGAATGTCTTCATCGGTCCCTATGCCGTCATCCGCGCCGACGAAGTCAATGAGCATGGCGAGATGGAAGCCATCGTCATCGGCGCCCATTCCAATATCCAGGATGGCGTGGTGATCCACTCCAAGTCGGGCGCGGCCGTGACCATCGGCGAACGCAGCTCGATTGCCCACCGCGCCATCGTGCATGGTCCCTGCACGGTGGGCGACGGCGCCTTCATCGGCTTCAACAGCGTGCTCTTCAATTGCAGCATCGGCGCCGGCTGCGTGGTGCGTCACAACGCCGTGGTCGATGGCTGCGACCTGCCGCCCGGTTTCTACGTGCCCTCCACCGAACGCATCGGTCCCAAGACCGACCTGGCGACCATTCCGCGCGTGACCGTGGCCGCTTCCGAGTTCTCGGAAAACGTGGCACGCACCAACAATGAACTGGTACTGGGCTACAAGAAACTACAAAACGAGTTCTGA
- the uraH gene encoding hydroxyisourate hydrolase, with translation MGKLSTHVLDITKGKPGAGVKLALYAVEQGGKRLLKQAVTNDDGRCDEPLLAGDTLQVGKYELVFAAGDYFAAQGLSLPQPRFVDEVVIAFGIADATQNYHVPLVVSPWAYSTYRGS, from the coding sequence ATGGGCAAACTGAGCACGCACGTGCTGGATATCACCAAGGGCAAGCCGGGCGCGGGCGTGAAGCTGGCGCTGTATGCCGTGGAGCAAGGCGGCAAGCGTCTGCTCAAGCAGGCCGTCACCAATGACGATGGCCGCTGCGATGAGCCGCTGCTGGCCGGTGACACACTCCAGGTCGGCAAGTACGAACTGGTCTTTGCCGCCGGCGACTATTTCGCCGCGCAGGGCCTGAGCCTGCCGCAGCCGCGTTTCGTCGATGAGGTGGTGATCGCCTTTGGTATTGCCGATGCCACCCAGAACTACCATGTGCCGCTGGTGGTGTCGCCCTGGGCGTATTCGACCTATCGCGGGAGTTGA
- a CDS encoding catecholate siderophore receptor Fiu, with translation MSFIKSRKHSSSRLSAAVAGALLLPAMAAHAQSTSPSLPGVQVDATKDSPYKAEQSASPKYTQPLVDTPQTLQVFKRPLMEQQGATTLSEVLRNTPGVGTFFLGENGSTSTGDTVYMRGFDVSSAIFVDNVRDLGAISRDVFNLQQVEVLKGAAGTDNGRGSPTGSINLVTKQPELSNSVTASATYGSFNQKRGTVDWNQVIDSERGLALRLNLMKQNSGVPGRHEVHSSRDGIAPSLAWGLNSPTRIILNYLHMQQDNRPDGGVVTIGLPGYSSPDPARPFIGQAPKVNPRNFYGHIDDYNKVNADMTTLRVEHDFSPTLKLQNSTRYARTDQDYRLSSFLATGVASSRFPAGILTPSVSDRSTWQLARQLVTLRDQSNEILSNQTHLTSSFTTGDIKHTLVGGLELTRERQRALSFTATGLRPYANLYQPDAHFDESKVKVGATGFNEGQTDTVSLYALHTIKFTPRWSINLGLREDHYRTSFDSTSPSNTSSLKTSGNLLNWKLAGVFKPTSASSVYALYASSQQPPGGANFSLSASRSSAANPDYAPQKTRTAELGTKWEVLDRKLALTAALFRTEVSNEVELDEVANTYFQTGRKTTSGLELGVVGEVTRDISLTAGFSRMDSRVTRGRVVTAGGENYLAYAPRQSFTSWATWRAAPGLSLGGGLRYSSGLLRGRDGAVGTPTSTGAYWVADVMAAYVINQHVDLQFNVTNLFNKDYVAAINKSGYRYTPGGERAFALTANLKF, from the coding sequence ATGAGCTTCATCAAGAGCCGCAAACACTCCTCCTCCCGCCTGTCGGCGGCCGTCGCTGGCGCCCTGCTATTGCCGGCCATGGCTGCGCACGCCCAATCGACCAGCCCATCGCTGCCCGGCGTGCAGGTCGATGCCACCAAGGACTCCCCCTACAAGGCCGAACAATCGGCCTCGCCCAAATACACGCAACCACTGGTGGACACGCCACAGACCCTGCAGGTCTTCAAACGCCCGCTGATGGAGCAACAAGGCGCCACCACGCTCTCCGAGGTACTGCGCAACACCCCGGGCGTGGGCACCTTCTTCCTCGGTGAAAACGGCAGCACCAGTACTGGCGACACGGTCTACATGCGCGGCTTCGATGTCTCCAGCGCCATCTTCGTGGACAATGTGCGCGACCTCGGCGCCATCTCGCGCGACGTCTTCAACCTGCAGCAGGTGGAAGTACTCAAGGGCGCGGCCGGCACCGACAATGGCCGTGGCTCGCCGACCGGCTCCATCAACCTGGTCACCAAGCAGCCCGAACTGAGCAACTCGGTCACTGCCAGCGCCACCTATGGCAGCTTCAACCAGAAGCGCGGCACGGTGGACTGGAACCAGGTCATCGACAGCGAGCGCGGCCTGGCCCTGCGCCTGAACCTGATGAAGCAGAACAGCGGCGTGCCCGGCCGCCACGAAGTACACAGCAGCCGCGACGGCATCGCCCCCTCGCTGGCCTGGGGCCTCAACAGCCCGACCCGCATCATCCTGAACTACCTGCACATGCAGCAGGACAACCGCCCCGATGGTGGGGTGGTCACCATCGGCCTGCCCGGCTACAGCTCGCCGGACCCGGCGCGCCCCTTCATCGGCCAAGCGCCCAAGGTCAACCCGCGCAACTTCTATGGCCATATCGACGACTACAACAAGGTCAACGCCGACATGACCACACTGCGCGTGGAGCATGATTTTTCCCCGACCCTGAAGCTACAGAACAGCACCCGCTACGCCCGCACCGACCAGGACTATCGCCTCAGCTCCTTCCTCGCCACCGGCGTGGCCAGCAGCCGCTTCCCGGCCGGCATCCTCACACCCTCGGTCAGCGACCGCTCCACCTGGCAGCTGGCCCGGCAACTGGTGACCCTGCGCGACCAGTCCAACGAAATCCTCAGCAACCAGACCCACCTGACCAGTTCCTTCACCACCGGCGATATCAAGCACACCCTGGTGGGCGGCCTGGAGCTCACGCGCGAGCGCCAGCGTGCACTTTCCTTCACTGCCACTGGTTTGCGCCCCTATGCCAACCTGTACCAGCCCGACGCCCACTTCGACGAATCCAAGGTCAAGGTCGGCGCCACCGGCTTCAACGAAGGCCAGACCGATACGGTCTCGCTGTATGCCCTGCACACCATCAAGTTTACGCCGCGCTGGTCGATCAACCTGGGCCTGCGTGAAGACCACTATCGCACCAGCTTCGACAGCACCTCGCCAAGCAATACCAGCAGCCTCAAGACCTCCGGCAACCTGCTCAACTGGAAGCTGGCCGGGGTCTTCAAGCCCACCAGCGCCAGCAGTGTCTATGCCCTCTATGCGAGCTCGCAGCAACCGCCGGGCGGCGCCAACTTCAGCCTGAGCGCCAGCCGCAGCAGTGCCGCCAACCCCGACTACGCGCCGCAGAAGACCCGCACCGCCGAACTCGGCACCAAGTGGGAGGTGCTCGATCGCAAGCTGGCCCTGACGGCCGCCCTGTTCCGCACCGAAGTGAGCAATGAAGTGGAACTGGATGAAGTGGCCAACACCTACTTCCAGACCGGCAGGAAGACCACCTCCGGCCTGGAACTGGGCGTGGTGGGCGAAGTCACGCGGGACATTTCCTTGACGGCGGGTTTTAGCCGCATGGATAGTCGCGTCACCCGCGGCCGCGTGGTGACGGCTGGCGGCGAGAACTACCTGGCCTATGCACCGCGCCAATCCTTCACCTCCTGGGCCACCTGGCGCGCCGCGCCCGGCCTGAGCCTGGGTGGCGGCCTGCGTTACTCGAGCGGCCTGCTGCGCGGACGTGACGGCGCCGTGGGCACGCCCACCAGTACCGGCGCCTACTGGGTGGCCGACGTCATGGCCGCTTACGTGATCAACCAGCATGTCGACCTGCAGTTCAACGTCACCAACCTGTTCAACAAGGACTACGTGGCCGCCATCAACAAGAGCGGCTACCGCTATACCCCGGGCGGCGAACGCGCCTTCG